One part of the Odontesthes bonariensis isolate fOdoBon6 chromosome 13, fOdoBon6.hap1, whole genome shotgun sequence genome encodes these proteins:
- the wfs1b gene encoding wolframin gives MEPSPTGNSFTSKLRPSSPTTIRPGPSSLSSSATTSTPDSHKPKLTMLPTPPATPSSSTSSASPQTSPSLQSRSSSLSKPTSSPLRQLGRSQLNAASTESVLTGPSAAAAAAASPQPPPTPATPQPEEPEEQVTLEDLMEKAKSGDAKAQTKMGRYFLALAEESDEELNNCTAVTWLIQAAKQGRKDAVRLLQQCLASRKGITLENFEEVKKLCTETRYERGVRKAALLMYWKLNPERKKSVAVSELLENVEHVHAEPGKPVFPGPLNSSAKKQRRVLETMVTSETSSHVGLDDFVEMTKKYAQGIAPSPAMAAAGADDDDDDDVVVKNPDELPLHQKLLKFPLYTLLEIKEHLIDWASRAGMQWLSALIPTHHVNALIFFFIISNLTIEFFIFLIPLLVFYLSFFSMVICTLRVFQNSKAWENFRALTDLLSQFEPGIDLEQAETNFGLTHLEPYLYFLLSVVFVVFSFPVADKSWIPCSELSAIAVFFTVTAFLSLHASAQLFAHKALLTEVLSGACSLAHLLPDSFWFLRVFGMTFITVPLGDVVALNLGVPCLLYGHLFYLLFRMAQLRGFKGTYLCLVPYLVCFTWCELFLVFLNNASVIGLIRTCVGYFLFLFALPILSLGMAAMLMIQLVQWFLTLEVTKMVVTLTVCFVPVVLRLWTRFSLNPIVVFRSLSRSSIVKLILVWLSAVVLFCWMYVYRSEGMKVYNSTLTWPEYSNICGPLAWKESNMAQTQILCSHLEGHRVTWTGRFKYVRVTDIENGPQSVINLLPVFLGNWMRCLYGEPYPKCDDGKNATAEPPPLPAPAPPSEDPLCKLKRMAKHECHVKRFDRYKFEVTLGMPLERKTKNGTIVEDEDATKDIVLRASHEFKSVLLHLNTGSLVGFSTILEGRLGSKWPVFEMKAIHCLSCGDAQVLSRRQYKIEHDWRRTAQNALQFGFDFFFNPFLTAQLDQHSETETETVPQEDI, from the exons ATGGAACCTTCACCTACTGGAAATTCCTTCACCTCTAAACTCAGGCCTTCTTCTCCCACCACCATTAGGCCAGGCCCTTCTTCCCTCAGCTCATCTGCTACCACATCAACCCCAGACTCGCATAAACCTAAACTCACAATGCTGCCCACACCTCCAGCCACTCCCTCATCTTCCACCTCCAGTGCCTCTCCCCAGACTTCTCCAAGTCTTCAGTCCCGCTCTTCCTCCCTCTCCAAGCCAACATCCTCGCCGCTTCGCCAGCTGGGTAGGTCTCAGCTCAATGCAGCCTCCACAGAGAGTGTCCTAACTGGACCCTCAGCTGCGGCAGCAGCTGCTGCGTCTCCACAACCACCTCCCACGCCTGCCACACCTCAACCAG AGGAGCCAGAGGAGCAGGTCACCTTAGAGGATTTGATGGAGAAAGCAAAGTCGGGTGATGCAAAAGCACAAACAAAG ATGGGTCGTTACTTCCTGGCTCTGGCAGAAGAAAGTGACGAAGAACTGAACAACTGCACGGCTGTCACTTGGCTGATCCAGGCTGCTAAACAGGGCCGTAAGGACGCTGTCAGACTGCTGCAGCAGTGCTTAGCTTCCAGGAAAG GCATCACTTTGGAGAACTTTGAGGAGGTGAAGAAGCTGTGTACAGAGACACGTTATGAAAGAGGAGTCAGGAAGGCAGCTCTGCTCATGTACTGGAAGCTCAACCCAGAGAGGAAGAAATCAGTGGCAGTTTCTGAATTGTTAGAAAATGTTGAACATGTCCATGCAGAACCAG GCAAACCTGTGTTTCCCGGTCCACTCAACAGCTCTGCTAAGAAACAAAGGCGAGTCCTGGAGACTATGGTCACCAGTGAGA CCAGTTCTCACGTGGGTCTTGACGATTTTGTTGAGATGACAAAGAAGTATGCGCAGGGAATTGCACCGTCTCCAGCCATGGCTGCTGCAGGTGCCGATGACGACGACGACGACGACGTGGTAGTGAAGAATCCAGATGAACTGCCACTGCATCAAAAG CTGCTCAAGTTTCCCCTGTACACCCTGCTGGAGATAAAAGAGCACCTCATCGACTGGGCGTCGCGAGCTGGCATGCAGTGGCTCAGCGCCCTGATCCCAACGCACCACGTTAACGCACTAatcttcttcttcatcatctCCAACCTCACCATCGAGTTCTTCATCTTCCTCATCCCTCTACTGGTCTTCTACCTCTCCTTCTTCTCCATGGTCATCTGCACACTGCGCGTGTTCCAG AATTCAAAGGCGTGGGAAAATTTCCGGGCTCTCACAGACCTGCTTTCTCAGTTTGAACCTGGTATTGATCTGGAGCAGGCTGAGACCAACTTTGGATTGACGCACTTGGAACCATACCT GTACTTCCTGCTCTCGGTGGTCTTTGTTGTTTTCTCCTTCCCTGTCGCTGATAAGTCCTGGATCCCCTGCTCTGAGCTGTCCGCCATCGCTGTCTTCTTCACCGTCACTGCCTTTCTCAGCCTCCACGCCTCCGCTCAGCTCTTCGCTCATAAAGCCCTCCTCACAGAGGTTCTCTCCGGGGCATGCTCCCTCGCTCACCTCCTGCCAGACTCCTTCTGGTTCCTCAGGGTCTTTGGGATGACGTTCATCACGGTGCCTCTTGGAGATGTTGTGGCGTTAAACCTGGGGGTTCCATGCCTGCTGTATGGACACCTTTTCTATCTCCTCTTCCGTATGGCCCAGCTAAGAGGCTTTAAGGGCACCTACCTGTGCCTGGTGCCCTACCTGGTTTGCTTCACCTGGTGTGAGCTCTTTTTGGTGTTCCTTAATAATGCTTCAGTCATTGGTCTCATCCGCACCTGCGTGGGCTACTTCCTCTTCCTGTTTGCCCTTCCTATACTCTCACTGGGTATGGCTGCAATGCTCATGATCCAGTTAGTTCAATGGTTTCTCACCTTGGAGGTGACCAAGATGGTGGTCACACTGACTGTTTGCTTTGTTCCAGTAGTGCTGAGGCTATGGACGCGTTTCAGCCTCAACCCCATCGTGGTTTTTCGCTCTCTGTCACGCAGTAGCATTGTGAAGCTCATCCTCGTGTGGCTCAGTGCGGTGGTGCTCTTCTGCTGGATGTACGTCTACAGATCTGAAGGCATGAAGGTGTATAACTCAACCCTGACGTGGCCTGAATACAGCAACATCTGTGGCCCTCTGGCCTGGAAAGAGTCTAACATGGCCCAAACACAGATTCTCTGCTCTCACCTGGAAGGACACCGTGTCACCTGGACAGGACGCTTCAAGTATGTCCGTGTGACCGACATAGAGAACGGGCCACAGTCGGTTATTAACCTGTTGCCTGTGTTCTTGGGGAACTGGATGCGGTGTCTGTATGGTGAACCCTATCCTAAGTGCGATGATGGGAAAAATGCCACCGCCGAGCCCCCGCCACTGCCcgctccagctcctccttctGAAGATCCACTCTGTAAACTTAAAAGAATGGCCAAGCACGAATGCCACGTCAAACGGTTTGACCGGTACAAGTTTGAAGTCACACTAGGCATGCCGCTGGAGCGGAAGACCAAGAACGGGACAATCGTAGAGGACGAAGATGCGACTAAGGACATAGTTTTGCGTGCAAGTCACGAGTTCAAGTCTGTGCTCCTACACTTAAACACCGGTAGTCTGGTGGGGTTCAGCACCATACTGGAGGGGCGTTTGGGCTCCAAATGGCCCGTGTTTGAAATGAAAGCCATTCACTGCCTGTCATGCGGGGACGCCCAGGTTCTCAGCCGGAGGCAGTACAAAATCGAACATGACTGGAGGCGCACAGCTCAGAATGCCCTCCAGTTTGGTTTTGACTTCTTCTTTAACCCTTTCCTGACCGCTCAGCTTGACCAACACTCAGAGACTGAAACAGAGACTGTGCCACAGGAGGACATTTAG
- the LOC142397771 gene encoding serine/threonine-protein phosphatase 2A 55 kDa regulatory subunit B beta isoform isoform X1, whose protein sequence is MLSPIQVLCSDITTLSLEPEPFASYTEADIISTVEFNHTGELLATGDKGGRVVIFQREPESKTEPFSQGEYNVYSTFQSHEPEFDYLKSLEIEEKINKIRWLPQQNAAQFLLSTNDKTIKLWKVSERDKRPEGYNLKDEEGRFKDMSTVTSLQVPVLMPMDLMVEVSPRRVFANAHTYHVNSISVNSDYETYMSADDLRINLWHLDITDRSFNIVDIKPANMEDLTEVITAAEFHPHHCNLFVYSSSKGTLRLCDMREAALCDKHSKLFEEPEDPSARSFFSEIISSVSDVKFSHSGRYLLTRDYLTAKVWDLNMESKPLETYQVHDYLRSKLCSLYENDCIFDKFECAWNGSDSVIMTGAYNNFFRMFDRNTKRDVTLEASRESSKPRAVLKPRRVCAAGGKRRKDDISVDSLDFTKKILHTAWHPTENIIAIAATNNLYIFQDKLNSEMH, encoded by the exons ATGTTGAGCCCCATCCAGGTCCTGTGCTCCGACATCACTACCCTTTCTCTGGAGCCTGAGCCGTTTGCCTCTTACACTGAAG CTGATATCATCTCCACTGTTGAGTTCAACCATACAGGAGAGCTCCTGGCCACAGGGGACAAAGGGGGCCGTGTGGTCATCTTTCAGAGGGAACCTGAG AGCAAGACTGAGCCATTTTCCCAGGGAGAGTACAACGTGTACAgcacctttcagagccatgAGCCCGAATTCGACTACCTTAAGAGTTTGGAGATTGAGGAGAAGATCAATAAGATCCGATGGCTGCCTCAGCAAAACGCAGCACAATTCCTCCTTTCCACCAATG ATAAGACCATTAAGTTGTGGAAGGTGAGTGAAAGAGATAAACGGCCGGAGGGATACAACCTGAAGGATGAGGAGGGCCGCTTCAAGGACATGTCCACAGTCACGTCCTTGCag GTGCCGGTGTTGATGCCCATGGACCTGATGGTGGAGGTGAGCCCACGGCGAGTGTTTGCCAATGCCCACACCTACCACGTCAACTCCATCTCCGTCAACTCCGACTACGAGACCTACATGTCAGCTGATGACCTGAGGATCAACCTCTGGCATCTGGACATCACCGACCGCAGCTTCA ACATTGTGGATATTAAACCAGCCAACATGGAGGATCTGACAGAGGTGATCACAGCAGCAGAGTTTCACCCCCACCACTGCAACTTGTTTGTCTATAGCAGCAGCAAAGGCACACTTCGCCTCTGTGACATGAGAGAAGCAGCCCTGTGCGACAAGCACTCCAAAT TGTTCGAGGAGCCCGAGGACCCCAGTGCCCGCTCCTTTTTCTCTGAGATTATCTCTTCTGTGTCAGACGTGAAGTTTAGCCACAGCGGCCGATACCTTCTCACTAGAGACTACCTGACAGCCAAAGTCTGGGACCTCAACATGGAGAGCAAGCCCCTGGAGACATACCAG GTTCATGATTACCTCCGCAGCAAGTTGTGTTCCCTTTACGAGAACGACTGCATCTTTGACAAGTTCGAGTGCGCCTGGAATGGCTCAGACAG TGTGATCATGACCGGAGCCTACAACAACTTCTTCCGCATGTTCGACCGCAACACCAAACGCGACGTGACCCTGGAGGCTTCAAGAGAAAGCAGCAAACCCAGAGCCGTCCTGAAGCCGCGGAGGGTCTGCGCCGCCGGAGGGAAGCGCCGGAAAGATGATATCAGTGTGGACAGCCTGGACTTTACCAAGAAGATCCTTCACACGGCATGGCACCCGACTGAGAACATCATAGCCATCGCTGCCACCAACAACCTGTACATCTTTCAGGACAAACTCAACTCGGAGATGCATTAA
- the LOC142397771 gene encoding serine/threonine-protein phosphatase 2A 55 kDa regulatory subunit B gamma isoform isoform X2, with amino-acid sequence MGEDTDATPTLNHHGFLPDHNYVTEADIISTVEFNHTGELLATGDKGGRVVIFQREPESKTEPFSQGEYNVYSTFQSHEPEFDYLKSLEIEEKINKIRWLPQQNAAQFLLSTNDKTIKLWKVSERDKRPEGYNLKDEEGRFKDMSTVTSLQVPVLMPMDLMVEVSPRRVFANAHTYHVNSISVNSDYETYMSADDLRINLWHLDITDRSFNIVDIKPANMEDLTEVITAAEFHPHHCNLFVYSSSKGTLRLCDMREAALCDKHSKLFEEPEDPSARSFFSEIISSVSDVKFSHSGRYLLTRDYLTAKVWDLNMESKPLETYQVHDYLRSKLCSLYENDCIFDKFECAWNGSDSVIMTGAYNNFFRMFDRNTKRDVTLEASRESSKPRAVLKPRRVCAAGGKRRKDDISVDSLDFTKKILHTAWHPTENIIAIAATNNLYIFQDKLNSEMH; translated from the exons ATGGGAGAAGACACTGACGCCACCCCGACGCTCAACCACCACGGCTTCCTCCCCGACCACAACTATGTGACTGAAG CTGATATCATCTCCACTGTTGAGTTCAACCATACAGGAGAGCTCCTGGCCACAGGGGACAAAGGGGGCCGTGTGGTCATCTTTCAGAGGGAACCTGAG AGCAAGACTGAGCCATTTTCCCAGGGAGAGTACAACGTGTACAgcacctttcagagccatgAGCCCGAATTCGACTACCTTAAGAGTTTGGAGATTGAGGAGAAGATCAATAAGATCCGATGGCTGCCTCAGCAAAACGCAGCACAATTCCTCCTTTCCACCAATG ATAAGACCATTAAGTTGTGGAAGGTGAGTGAAAGAGATAAACGGCCGGAGGGATACAACCTGAAGGATGAGGAGGGCCGCTTCAAGGACATGTCCACAGTCACGTCCTTGCag GTGCCGGTGTTGATGCCCATGGACCTGATGGTGGAGGTGAGCCCACGGCGAGTGTTTGCCAATGCCCACACCTACCACGTCAACTCCATCTCCGTCAACTCCGACTACGAGACCTACATGTCAGCTGATGACCTGAGGATCAACCTCTGGCATCTGGACATCACCGACCGCAGCTTCA ACATTGTGGATATTAAACCAGCCAACATGGAGGATCTGACAGAGGTGATCACAGCAGCAGAGTTTCACCCCCACCACTGCAACTTGTTTGTCTATAGCAGCAGCAAAGGCACACTTCGCCTCTGTGACATGAGAGAAGCAGCCCTGTGCGACAAGCACTCCAAAT TGTTCGAGGAGCCCGAGGACCCCAGTGCCCGCTCCTTTTTCTCTGAGATTATCTCTTCTGTGTCAGACGTGAAGTTTAGCCACAGCGGCCGATACCTTCTCACTAGAGACTACCTGACAGCCAAAGTCTGGGACCTCAACATGGAGAGCAAGCCCCTGGAGACATACCAG GTTCATGATTACCTCCGCAGCAAGTTGTGTTCCCTTTACGAGAACGACTGCATCTTTGACAAGTTCGAGTGCGCCTGGAATGGCTCAGACAG TGTGATCATGACCGGAGCCTACAACAACTTCTTCCGCATGTTCGACCGCAACACCAAACGCGACGTGACCCTGGAGGCTTCAAGAGAAAGCAGCAAACCCAGAGCCGTCCTGAAGCCGCGGAGGGTCTGCGCCGCCGGAGGGAAGCGCCGGAAAGATGATATCAGTGTGGACAGCCTGGACTTTACCAAGAAGATCCTTCACACGGCATGGCACCCGACTGAGAACATCATAGCCATCGCTGCCACCAACAACCTGTACATCTTTCAGGACAAACTCAACTCGGAGATGCATTAA